The genomic window ATCCTTATGTGGCGCTTGCCGAACAGGGCAAAATTCCTCTCGATCCCTATCCCGCGGTGCTTTCCTGGATGAAGCGCATCCAGTCGCTGCCCGGATTCGTAGGCATGCCGGGCTTGCGGATGATGTAACTTCTGAAGCGAATGGTGCGCATGATTTCGAACATTCTGATTACCGTTGCGGTTGCCTACCTCGCAATGTGCCTGTTGTTGTTCTTTTTTCAGTCGCGGTTTGTTTACTTTCCGGAATTCGGCAGGCATGATGCCGCTACCCCGCGTGATGCCGGACTGGAATATCAGCAGGCGACAATTAGCGCACCGGGGGAAAATCTCAACGCCTGGTTTGTACCGGCACCGCAAGCACGCGGCGTGGTGCTGTTCTTTCACGGCAATGGTGGGAGCATTGCGCACCGGCTCGAATACCTGCCGATGTTTCAGCAACTGGGTTTTTCGGTCTTGATTTTTGATTACCGGGGATTTGGCAAGAGCGGCGGCAAGCCTTCGGAACAAGGTACTTACCAGGACGCCGAAGCGGCATGGAAATATCTACTGGAAACGCGGCACATCGCGCCTTCTTCAATCGTGCTTTACGGCGAATCGCTCGGAGGCGCGGTTGCCGCTTGGTTGGCGGCCCGCGTAAAGCCGCGCGCCCTGATTATTGCTTCGACTTTAACGTCTGTGCCGGACCTGGCCGCAAAACACTATTACATGTTTCCGGTGCGCCTGCTGACGCGTTATCAGTACAACACCCGGGAATATCTGCAGGCTGTGACCTGCCCGGTATTGATCCTGCACAGCCGTGAGGACGAAATCGTCCCGTTTGTGCATGGCGAGCGCTTATTTGCAGCCGCGCGCGAACCCAAACAATTTCTGGAAATTCGCGGCGATCACAACACCGGCTTGTTTCAGAGCCGCGATTTGTGGATGAAAGGCGTGGGCGCATTTCTTGACCGGTATTTCAGTACCGGGCGCCGGGTGGAACGCATCGAAAGCGTTAATGAGGACGGGACATGAACGCGATGCAACAGCAGCTGGTGCGCGCCAACGGCGTGCGCTTTAACGTTTGGACGGCGGGAGAAGGGCCGCCCCTGCTGTTGCTGCACGGCTACCCGGAAACCGCATTGATGTGGCGCAAGATCGTGCCGCAGCTGTTGCCCAATTACCGCGTCGTGTGCCCCGACCTGCGCGGCTACGGCGACTCGGACAAGCCGCGCGACGGCTACGACAAACGCACCATGGCGCTCGATATGAAGTTGCTCATGGAAGGGCTGGGATTCAAGCGCTACGCGGTCGTGGGCCATGACCGCGGCGCTCGGGTGGGGCATCGCTTTGCGCTTGATCACCCGGATGCAGTGGAGAGGCTGTGCGTGATTGACATCGTGCCGACGCATACGATGTTCCGCAGCACCAACAAGGAACTGGCAGTTTCCTACTGGCACTGGTTTTTCTTCCAGGTTCCCGATTTGCCCGAAGTACTCATCGCCTCGCAGCCGGAAGCCTTTCTGCGCTTCGTTTTCCGCGCATTGGGTATTGTGCCCGGAGCCATTGATGAGCCCGTCATGCAGGAGTATCTGCGCGCGTTCAAACTGCCCGGGACGCAGCGCGCTACCCTCGAGGATTACCGCGCAGCTGCGACCATTGATTATCAACAGGACGAACAGGACCTGGGCCGCAAAGTTACTTGTCCAGTACTCGCGCTGTGGGGCGAGCGCGGGCGCATGCATCCTTTATTCGATGTCCTGGCGACGTGGCGCGAGAAAGCGCAGCGGGTGGAGGGGAAAGCGCTGCCGAGCGGGCATTTCATACCGGAAGAAGCGCCTGAGCCGTTGCTCGCTGAACTCCTGCCGTTTCTGCAACGAAAATTTTGAATGATGCCGCAACATGTCTTTGACCGCGCGGCCAAAGGAAGCGGTTATCGTGGTGCATGGGCTGTGGGTGAGCAGCTGGGTCATGCGCTTGCTGGCTTACCGGCTTGGACGCCGTGGGTATGCGGCGAGCTGTTTTTCGTACGACTCGACGCGCGCCACACTTTCGCAAAACGCGCTGCTTCTCGCGCGCGCGGCCGCCGAGCTGGACGCGAATACTGTGCACCTGCTCGGTCACAGCCTTGGCGGGGTGGTGATCCTGCAAATGCTGAAAGAAAATGCTTACGCGCGCATCGGGCGCATTGTGCTGTTGGGCGCGCCTTGCAACGGCAGCTACGCTGCGCGCGCGGTGGCTAAGATCGCAGGGGGGCGCTGGCTGCTCGGGCCAAGCGCATTGGCCCACGAAAATTACTCCGGCATCGCGGGAAACTTTGAGATCGGAGGCATTGCGGGAGACCGCGGACTGGGTCTGGGAAGGCTGCTGATTCGCGGATTGCCGCGCCCCAATGACGGTGTTGTCACGGTTGACGAAACGCGCTTGAAAGGAATGAGGGACCACATCGTGATGAACCTTAGCCATTCGGGCATGCTGTTCTCTTCCCGCGCCGCGCGCGAAATTTGCGCTTTCCTCAAGGGTGGCCGCTTTGCGCACCACTGAAACGCGCAAGCGTTTATTTCTTCTTCTGCTCGTGCCGCTATTGGGCAGTTGCGTCAATATGGGATACTACTTGCAGTCCGTCGGCGGGCAAACGGGGATTCTGGAGAAAGAACGGCCGATTGAAACGGTCCTGTCTGATCCAAGCACGCCACCCGATCTTAAGCGCAGGCTGGAAAATGTTTTGCGCATTCGGGAATTCGCGAGCCGCGAACTCGCACTTCCAGACAACCGCAGCTTCCGAAGTTATGCAGACCTGGGCCGGCCTTATGTGTTGTGGAACGTTTTTGCAGCGCCCGAGTTCTCGGTAAAACCGAAAGAATGGTGCTTCGTTTTTGCGGGCTGCGTCAGCTACCGCGGCTATTTCTCAGAAAGTGACGCATATCGTTTTGCCGATAATCTGCAAATCGATGGCTACGACGTTTATGTGGCGGGCGTTCCAGCATACTCCACCCTCGGCTGGTTTAATGATCCTGTACTGAATACTTTTATTTATGATCCGGAGACCGAAGTAGCGGGTCTGATTTTCCATGAGCTTGCGCACCAAGTCCTGTACGTGCAGGACGATTCCACGTTTAACGAATCATTTGCGGTCACCGTGCAGGAGGAGGGCGTATCGCGCTGGCTTGCAAAATATGGAACTCCCGAGCAACGTCAAGCGCACGATGTCGCACTACAGAGAAAGGACGATTTTATCCAGCTGGTAATGAAATACCGCAGGATGCTGGATGAGCTCTATCGCTCGGATATCAGCGACGAAAAAAAGCGGGAAAACAAGCGCCAGATTTTTAACGAATTCAAGCAGGGATACGCAGAGCTCAAGAAAAAATGGGGCGGTTATAGCGGCTATGACCAGTGGTTTCCGCCGGTGCCGAATAATGCCTACCTGGCTTCGCTCACCACCTATACCCAGCTTGTGCCCGAGTTCCAAAAGCTGCTCGCGAAAAATGAAGGAAATCTTGCAAAGTTTTACCAAGCGGTGAAGGAGATTGCGAAACTCCCTGAAAAAGAGCGGCTCGCAAAGC from Burkholderiales bacterium includes these protein-coding regions:
- a CDS encoding alpha/beta fold hydrolase; this translates as MISNILITVAVAYLAMCLLLFFFQSRFVYFPEFGRHDAATPRDAGLEYQQATISAPGENLNAWFVPAPQARGVVLFFHGNGGSIAHRLEYLPMFQQLGFSVLIFDYRGFGKSGGKPSEQGTYQDAEAAWKYLLETRHIAPSSIVLYGESLGGAVAAWLAARVKPRALIIASTLTSVPDLAAKHYYMFPVRLLTRYQYNTREYLQAVTCPVLILHSREDEIVPFVHGERLFAAAREPKQFLEIRGDHNTGLFQSRDLWMKGVGAFLDRYFSTGRRVERIESVNEDGT
- a CDS encoding alpha/beta fold hydrolase — its product is MSLTARPKEAVIVVHGLWVSSWVMRLLAYRLGRRGYAASCFSYDSTRATLSQNALLLARAAAELDANTVHLLGHSLGGVVILQMLKENAYARIGRIVLLGAPCNGSYAARAVAKIAGGRWLLGPSALAHENYSGIAGNFEIGGIAGDRGLGLGRLLIRGLPRPNDGVVTVDETRLKGMRDHIVMNLSHSGMLFSSRAAREICAFLKGGRFAHH
- a CDS encoding alpha/beta hydrolase, translated to MNAMQQQLVRANGVRFNVWTAGEGPPLLLLHGYPETALMWRKIVPQLLPNYRVVCPDLRGYGDSDKPRDGYDKRTMALDMKLLMEGLGFKRYAVVGHDRGARVGHRFALDHPDAVERLCVIDIVPTHTMFRSTNKELAVSYWHWFFFQVPDLPEVLIASQPEAFLRFVFRALGIVPGAIDEPVMQEYLRAFKLPGTQRATLEDYRAAATIDYQQDEQDLGRKVTCPVLALWGERGRMHPLFDVLATWREKAQRVEGKALPSGHFIPEEAPEPLLAELLPFLQRKF
- a CDS encoding aminopeptidase; its protein translation is MRTTETRKRLFLLLLVPLLGSCVNMGYYLQSVGGQTGILEKERPIETVLSDPSTPPDLKRRLENVLRIREFASRELALPDNRSFRSYADLGRPYVLWNVFAAPEFSVKPKEWCFVFAGCVSYRGYFSESDAYRFADNLQIDGYDVYVAGVPAYSTLGWFNDPVLNTFIYDPETEVAGLIFHELAHQVLYVQDDSTFNESFAVTVQEEGVSRWLAKYGTPEQRQAHDVALQRKDDFIQLVMKYRRMLDELYRSDISDEKKRENKRQIFNEFKQGYAELKKKWGGYSGYDQWFPPVPNNAYLASLTTYTQLVPEFQKLLAKNEGNLAKFYQAVKEIAKLPEKERLAKLKEG